One genomic segment of Tachyglossus aculeatus isolate mTacAcu1 chromosome 17, mTacAcu1.pri, whole genome shotgun sequence includes these proteins:
- the CXCL11 gene encoding C-X-C motif chemokine 11 — MAGKASNLLVALLLLAALMPVTPRFRGSRCLCLGPRVNSVPPGKIKSISVFLPTSTCDYKEVIVTLKRGQGQRCLNLFSKQARLILKKIVERKEAQREKMT; from the exons ATGGCCGGAAAGGCGTCTAACCTCCTCGTGGCCCTGCTTCTGCTTGCCGCACTAATGCCAG TCACCCCCAGGTTCCGAGGAAGCCGCTGCCTCTGTCTTGGCCCCAGAGTGAACTCGGTGCCTCCGGGGAAGATCAAGAgcatctctgtcttcctcccgaCCAGCACCTGTGACTACAAGGAGGTGAT CGTCACCCtgaagagagggcaggggcagaggtgtctGAACCTGTTCTCCAAGCAAGCTCGACTCATTCTCAAG AAAATAGTGGAaagaaaagaggcccagagagagaagaTGACCTGA